From the Prunus dulcis chromosome 4, ALMONDv2, whole genome shotgun sequence genome, one window contains:
- the LOC117625581 gene encoding isoeugenol synthase 1-like, with the protein MMACEKSKILIIGATGYLGKYMLKASVSLGHPTYAYVRPIKPKTDSSKLLLHKEFEAMGATIFQGELDDHEKLVKAVEQVDVVISTVAVPQHLEQQKLIKAIKDAGNIKRFIPSEFGNEVDRISGLPPFEALLDNKRKIRRAIEAAGIPYTYVSANSFGAYFVDYLLHPREKTNHQVTVYGTGEAKALLSPDNVAVSILHNIFIKGDQMSFELTENDLEASELYPDYKCTSIDSFLDICLVDPPKPKLAAFE; encoded by the exons ATGATGGCTTGTGAAAAGAGCAAGATACTCATAATCGGAGCTACAGGTTACCTTGGCAAATACATGTTGAAGGCAAGCGTCTCTTTGGGACATCCAACCTATGCCTATGTGCGACcaatcaaacccaaaaccGATTCTTCCAAGCTTCTTCTGCACAAAGAATTTGAAGCCATGGGAGCCACCATCTTCCAA GGTGAACTGGACGATCATGAAAAGCTAGTCAAAGCAGTCGAGCAAGTTGACGTTGTAATATCCACGGTGGCTGTCCCTCAACATCTTGAACAGCAGAAACTAATCAAGGCCATTAAAGATGCTGGAAATATAAAG AGATTTATTCCGTCAGAATTTGGAAATGAAGTTGACAGAATAAGTGGGCTGCCGCCTTTCGAGGCTTTACTTGATAACAAAAGGAAGATCAGAAGGGCGATCGAAGCAGCAGGAATTCCATATACTTATGTGTCTGCAAACTCATTTGGTGCATATTTTGTTGATTATTTGCTTCATCCTCgtgaaaaaacaaaccaccAAGTCACTGTTTATGGCACTGGTGAAGCCAAAG CCCTCCTGTCTCCGGACAACGTAGCGGTGTCAATTCTGCACAACATATTCATTAAAGGGGATCAAATGAGTTTTGAACTAACAGAAAATGACCTAGAGGCCTCCGAGTTATATCCTGATTACAAGTGCACTTCCATTGATAGCTTCCTCGACATTTGCCTGGTGGATCCTCCCAAGCCAAAATTAGCAGCATTTGAATGA